The DNA region CCATAGGAGTCTCTTCACCGCCTTCGCCACTTGGTGGTGGAAACGGTCCTCCCTGACCACCATCTCCGCCATCGATAATCACAATATTTTCACTGGAGGTATTGAGACTGGATTCGAGCATGGTAAATGAACTAAGACCAGTTCCTGTGGCTCTGAAAAAACCTTCTGTCTTGACATCAATATCACCGCCATTACCACCTAAACTAGTCGCATCAATATACTCAACTTGAATATCACCCTTAGCTTGCAAATTAACGCTGCCAGCATTCCCCATAAAAGATAATGTGTTAATTTGCTGAGTCACAATACTGCCATTTGTCGATGTCACAATGATGTCACCAGCTGATGGAGCACCAAAATTTGAGACGAGGTTTGCCACATTGATATTGCCATCCGCCGATAGCATCAAAGTACCGCCTGTTACACCGATATCAATACCACTACTAATTTCTCCGCCAGCTTGTAGTGTCAGATTGCCCGGACCAAAAGTTTCTAAGCGATTTTGAGAGCCAATAACAATATTGTTATCTGCCTGAAATGTCAGACTACTGGAAGAAGCTCCCCATTGAATTTCTGCCAATGGATCAAATGTAATGTTGCCTTGATCACCACCACTACCAGCTGTGCTGATCACTAAATCTGCTCCTCCAACACCTTCGATGCCATCGAGAAAACGCACAATATCGGTATCGAGAATAATAGAAGCCGTATCTGGTTCAAATGGGCTACTGGGGATAGAAACAGCACCTGAAGTTCCTTCTGCACCAATGCGAATATCAGTGGGATCTAACAGAAGTGTTCCAGAGTTACCATTTGAAGCACCTAGGTTAATGCGCTGAGACCAGCCAGATGCTAAATCAAGAAATCCTTTTGAAGAAACTTCTGCTAATCCTGCATCACCACCATTAAGTCCACCTTGGGCAGAGAGAAAACCGTCAAAATCAGTTCTGCCATCTGACCAAATAATTATTTCACCACCATTACCAACATCCATTGCGTCGGCCTTGAGGAATGATGTTGCATCAATAGAGGTTGTCAGAGCACGGGGTAAATCGCCACTCCCTTGAAAAGCTCCACCAACTAGGATGTTGCCGCCACTATAATTCCCAGAGATATCGAGGGTTGCATCATTGAGGGCGATCGCCTGGCCAAAGATATTGACATTGCCACCAAGATCACCGGAAGCATCAATCAGATTACGGATAAAGGTGCTGCCAGATATTTGGGGAATTACGGTTTGGGTGGAAGCAAGTTTAACGGTGTTATTTTCAACAGTTAAGCCAGTCCCAAGATTTCCGCCAGTGAGTAATTGCGGCAGATCAACAAGACTCAGATTTTCCGAGGGCATCGGCAATTCGAGGCCAAGTATCTGACCGTTTTGATTGAGGCGTAGGTTATTCGTTTCGGGGACAGCAATGAGTTGAATATTGCCCTGTTCTGCGGTGAGGGTTCCAGTATTAACGACATTAGAGGCAAAGAGATTCAGCGATCGCCCTGTATTTACCTGTAAATCTGCAGCATTGATAATTGCACCTGTGCCATCGAAACTGAATACTGTTGGCGCACCAATAAGCGTCGAATAATTATTACTGCCTAGCCATTCCTCTTCGCCAAAACCAATACCTGATGCTGTTGTTGCAGTGAAATTCCCTGTTAGATCGAGTTGGGCGTTTTCCCCAAAAACCAGACCTGCACTATTCAATAAAAATAAATTCGCATTGCTACCACTAACCTGTAATAAACCATCGATATAAGAGGGGTTCCCGCCACTCACTTTCGAGAGAATATTTTGTAAAGTCGGGTTCCCGAGAAACGTCGCAGTTTGGGCTGTGCTGAGGTTGAAATCCGTAAAATTATGGAAGAGATTCGTGCCATCTCCAGACAGACTCCCCCCTTGAATAGCAAAGGTATTGCCCTGTTGATCCACAATCGTACCAGTGCCGTCATTGGCCGCTGAAATCTGGGCGATCACCTGTCCAGACAATGCCAGAGAAATAGGTAAAGGGAGAAGAGAAAGAATTAAGAAATTGTTCAAACGAGACACGTAATCACCTCAAAAAATCGCGCGCAGTGACACAGAAGTTCATCGTGATTTCCCCTGATGATTCGCACTGCATTACTATTTTGAGTCTTTTGTTAGGCGATCGACAATAGAGAAATTTAAAGATTACAGATAGATCCAGTCGTTTTTTTATCCATAAATTTACGCATATTACGATACAGATTCTCGCTCTAATACCATCGTGACTGGGCCATCATTCAGAATATCCACTTGCATCATTGCCCCAAATTCTCCCGTTTGAATCGGCACAGTACTGTTCTGGAGAAGCGCGACAAATTGGTCATACAGTTGCTGGGCATCAGCGGGTTTAGCCGAAGCACTAAAGGAAGGTCGCCGACCCTTTCGACAATCACCATAGAGTGTAAACTGGCTCACCACTAGGATTTCACCGGCAATATCCTGCACTGTCTGTGCCCAAGGTTTGCCGTCCGTAGCGGGAAAAAGCTTCAGATTCAGACATTTGTTGGCCATCCATTCAAGTTCTGAAGGAGTATCTGTCGCGGCGATCCCAACCAATAAATTTAAGCCCCGCCCAATTTTGCCAATAATCCGACCATCGACAGACACTTGGGAGCTTGTCACCCGCTGAATAATGATTTTCATGGTTTAGTTTGCAACAACGTAAGGGATTGACCAGTCCTCTTTTACAATAAAAACGTTGCAGTGATGGGAATTTGTATCGAAATGTCTGATCAGAATGATGGCGCTTTTCTTGGTGGTTTACTCATTGGTGGTGCAATTGGGGCGATCGCTGCGCTGTTGTATGCGCCTCGTTCTGGCAAAGACACTCGCAAAGTTTTAAAGAAATCCCTCGATACACTCCCAGACCTCGCAGAAGAACTCACCGAAACATTTCAATCCCAAGCGGATCAACTTTCTGACACAGCCCGCCGCAATTGGGAAGGTACACTCCAGAGACTACAGGAGGCGATCGCCGCAGGAGTAGAAGCTAGCCAAGCCGAATCCGACCGCTTAGAGAAAGCAACAGACGAAGATATTTATGCAGCCCAAGACATTGACCCATCGCAAAACTAATTCAATCCTCATTCCCTGACCAAATCCTCTTAACCTCTTCGCCAACGCGCTCCCCTAAGCCCACCATCCATCAGTGCAAAACCCTTTTTTCTGGCTACTTCTATCCTTTCTCCTCGTCGCAATCAGTCTCACTGCTGTTCTTGCGGCGGCTTTTCCGACCTTCCTTGAGCTAGGTCGAATGGCTCGCAGTGCGGACAAACTACTCGATACCCTAAACCGCGAACTGCCTCGTACTTTAGAGTCGCTCCGCAAAACGGGTGGGGAATTAACTGGATTAACCGATGAGCTAGAAGACAGTATCAAAGGCGCGAAAAATATTATCAAACACACTGAAACAAGTATTCAGGAAACACAAAAACAAATTAAACAAGTCCATCACAATAGCCGTAGTACATGGGCTGGGCTAAAAACAGCATGGAAAGTCCTGCGCCATCCTCGCCGCAAATCCAAGAGGAACAAACGACGCCGCTAACCTGCAACCATTCATCATTTCAGTCTGCTCGACTTGGAAAATAGCGAACCTATTCTCTAGCCACTGCTTTCACTAAATTGTGCAAATAATTCTGCACCAGTCATATTTTTTGTGTCATTGGCAAAGTTATAGAAATCAGGTTTTTCGTCAATAAAAACTTGATGGTCAAATAATAATTCTTGATCTAGATCAAATAATCCTGCGGCCATAAAATGTTGGCCTGTTGCCTTAACTCGATAAAAAAGATTACTGCCACATTTATTGCAAAAAGAACGTTCTGCCCATTCCGAGGACTCAAAGACGGTCACATTTTCTTCGCCAGTGATTTTCACGTTGGTGCCACAGTCCAACGCAAAGAAAGGGCCACTTGCCCATTGTCTGCACATATTGCAGTGACAAGTCCCCACGCTGGAATTTTCGAGCGTGACTTCTAAGGTGATGGATTTACAGAGGCAGTTGCCTTTTGCTTGGAGTGTCATAGCGAGTTTGGAGTATGCAATGTATCCGGAATGCTAACTTAGCTAACGTTTAGGTCATACAGTCGATGAGATGAATATTTACTTAATTGATATCTGAGGGGGCGATCGCCACTACAAAAAACTGTTGATAAACTAAAGTGAGCTCAAAATTATTTGGGATTTAAACTTATGACGACTCTACAGATTCCAACGACATCCCAGCTCTTCAATGTGGATCTGTCAATGTTTGTCCCCAAAACCAAGATGAGCACAGAGGAATTTTACGAATTTTGCCGACTTAATCGGGATCTACGCATCGAGCGCCTTGCAACAGGTGAAGTAATTGTTATGCCACCAGCTTTTTCCGATATCGGAAATCGTAATTTGAAAATCGCTCAACAAGTCGGTAACTGGGCAGATAAAGATGGAACTGGTGAAACGTTTGATTCTAGTGCTGGCTTCACATTGCCGAATGGATCAACGAAATCGTCGGATGTTGCATGGGTTCGATTAGAGCGTTGGAATCAATTATCTGATGAGCAAAAGGCCTCGTTTGCACCGATTTGTCCTGACTTTGTTGTGGAATTGCGGTCTTCTAGCGACTCCCTAAAACGCTTACAAGACAAGATGGATGAATATATTAAAAATGGCATTCAGTTAGGACTTTTAGTAGATCGTAAAAATAAAACAGTTCATGTTTATCGTTCGGGGCAAGATCCACTAATCCTAGAAAATCCAGAAACAGTTGATTGTTCTCCTGAGCTTCCTAGTTTTTCTCTCAAGATGAAGCGTATTTGGTAGGTCTCTATTTTTTGCGTAGATAACCTGGCTTGATTCGAGAATGTTTTGTCGGCGTAACCAATTATCACTACGGGCGATCGCCGCTTTCACTAAAAAATCTACTTTGCGTCCAAATAAAATCTCTAATTCTTCTCGCATCTGGATAGTATCTGTAAAACTGCGCTGAAAATCTGGCTCGAAAGTCACCAACACATCGATATCACTATCTGATCGAAAATCATCCCTTAAAACCGACCCAAACAATGCAAATTCTGTAATCTACCATCGTTGACAAAAACACTCTATCTCTTCTGCTGGCTGTGACAAGCGTTCGATTAGAGTGGTCATCCTTGACTACTGCGATTAAGTGCATTAAGTCTATCGTCTCAACAGAAAAATCTGGAGACGATCACCACAAATCATAGAAAATCCTGAAACCGTTGATTATTCTCCTGAGCTTTCCGGTTTTTCCGTAAAAATGAAACGCATTTGGTAGAGACAAGAGATAAGGAAAGGGCGATCATTTCCCACATCGATATAAAGGCTTACCATTCATTTGGATTACTCATATCATTTATATACCCTTGGTCTTAGAGGATGTCTGAAAAGGGTGGCGCAGAAGAAAAGTCAGAGATTTAGTCTGTAAAAGTACTGAATCTCTAACCTCAAAAAGATGTGTCTATCCTATCTAACAGACCTGAGTGACGACCAATGGTATCTGATTGAACCTCTATTGCCTGAGGCGAAGTCTGGAGGAAGACCTCGCTCTACAAATCTACGAGATGTTCTCAATGCCATACTTTACGTGCTTATGGGTGGCATTGCTTGGAGACTATTGCCCCATGACTTTCCCAAATGGCAAACGGTCTACCACTACTTTCGACAATGGCGTGATGATGGCACATGGCAGCAGATTAATCACAAATTACATCAGTGGGAGAGAACTACTGGTCATGACCGCCCTCATCCCCAAGCTATGGAGTGGTGGATTCTCAGTCGGTGGATACCGCCACAATGATGCATCAGGATGTCGGTATTGATGGCAACAAAGGAGTCAAAGGTCGTAAACGTCATGTCATGGTTGATAGTCTAGGTATTACGATAGCTGCGGTGGTGACAGCGGCCAATGTTTCCGATAACCAAGGATTACGTTTGCTATTGGAGCGAGTGCAGTACTTGGACTTAAATCTAGAGCGTCTCTATCTGCTTTATGCTGACGGCGGCTATCGTGATTCTATAGCAGGCAAGGAGTAGGTTAAGACAGAATAGGATAGAAGCAATAAATATAGATGCCATGCCTGCTCCCCATAGTCTTGATTTACGCCTAAAAGCTGTTGCCGCCTTCGATAAAGGTGAACGAAAAAGTGATATCTGTCGCTTCTTTGGTATTAGCCGAAATACGCTAGACCTGTGGCTGAAACGACGAGAGAAAATCGGTTCAGTCGCTCCGAAGACAGATTACCGTCGAGGCCCTCAACCGAAGATTAATGATCTAGATGCTTTTCGTGCTTTTGCAGAGGAATATGGGCATCTAACCCAGAAGGAAATGGCGGAGAAATGGCCAGAGTCTATTAGTGATGCATCCAGACGTGAAGCTCTACGGAAAATTGAATTTACTCGAAAAAAAAGACCTATCGATATCAAGAGAGAGATAAAGAATTAGAAAAAGCATTTGTGGCACAACTGAAGCAGTATGTCCAAGAACGACTCGTATATATCGATGAAAGTGGATTTGATAATACCTTAGATTATGGGTATGGCTACTGCCATAAGTCAGAGAGGTTTATCGCAGAGAAGTTAGGTCATCGTACAGAACGAGTTAGCGTGATTGGAGGATGGCGAGAGGGAGAGCAGATAGCACCGATGGTATTTGAGGGCTATGCCAACAGCGCCTTAGTTTGCCAATGGGTAGAGGATTGCTTAGTGCCAGAGTTGATTCCGGGTCAAATTATTATTCTGGATAATGCCAGTGTTCATCCAAAGGAAAGAATACAAACATTGGTGGCGAAGGCAGGATGTGAAGTGATATTTTTGCCACCCTACTCACCACACCTGAACAAGATAGAGAAGTTTTGGGGGAGGTTAAAGAAGGAGGTAAGTAAGCTCATCAAGAAGACTGAGGATTTGTTCGATGCCATCAGAATAGCCTTCTGTTCTATGTCCTAACCTTCTCCTTCGCTGCTATAATTTAGTGCGATGGGTCATGGATAGCTTTGGTTGGATATTGGAGATAGTCCTACGTTCTAAAGAACAAAAAGGGTTTACTCCTTTACCAAGACGATGGGTGGTAGAGAGAACCTTTAGCTGGTTTTATTGGTGTCGTCGTTTGAGTCGAGATTATGAATGTTCCACTGAGAGTGCAGAGGCATGGATTTATATAGCTTCTATCCGCTTACTTCTCCGACGTTTAGCCTAGACTTCTACTTTTCAAACATCCTCTAAATAGTAGTGATCAGAAATGTTTTGTTGAGCCTCTAATTCTTCAGAAGATAGTTTTTCATCTTCATATGATGACCAAATATACTCTTCTCGGGAGTCCATAATAATGTCTTCACTGTCTGGCAACTCATCAATAATTTCATCTAGTAAACTCTCTTGATTTTCAGTTCTCACATCTCCCAAATAAGTGTTAGTTCTTTCTACATATGATGAGGAATCAACTTCTAGTTTTTTTTAGACTGTCAAGAAAGTCTCCAATGATTTCATCTGTTTGACTTTTACGATTATCAAAATAGGATAAGAAAGATCCAAAACTAACGCAGTCATATTTTTGGCAAAAGTTACTCAAGAACAAGATATCCATCTGGCTATCAGACTCTACAATTGTAACTTTTTCAAAATCGTTTAGCAATTTGTTTAATTCAATAATATGAGTAAGAAAAGCTTCTTTATTCTGATGTATTAAGTCCAGAATATCTTGTCGAATAAATGAATAGGAGTGAACTGTCACAAATCCTGAGTTTTGAATCGGTATGCTCAGCGCCTTAACACCATGATGTGGATTTCTCATTATGAGAATTCGACTTTCTCCTTTCTTGATCTCGTCAATAAGAAATAGGTTGGATCTCTTTTTCTGGAACGATTGTTCTAGAAAAAGAGTAAAAAAATTAGTTCAGCACTGACAGCGTGACTTTGACGATGTTTTTGAGGAAATCTGGTTCTTGGTTGACTTTGGCCATAACCCTTATGCCTTGAAAGCTAGAGGTGAGGTATTGGGCGATTTCACTTAAGTCTTTTGTGGGTGCAATCTCCCCTTGTTTTTGGGCATTGACCAAAACCTTGTAAAAAGCGCGTTCAACGATCTTCATGTCCACAGCAATTTTCTCGGCGATTTGAGGGTCATGAGGGCATAGCTCGATTGCCGTATTGGTTAGAAAGCAGCCGCGCCGATCTTTATCACCAACACTTTGTTCAATTAAGTCATTGAACACTTTGGCGATCGCCGGTTTAGATGCTCCTATCTCCTGTAGGCAAGTCACCATCCCTTTGACTCTGGTTTGTTCATAATGAGTAATTGCCGCTTCAAATAATGAGTGTTTATCGCCAAAAGTCTCATAAAGACTACTGCGATTAATCCCCATATTTTTAACCAAGCTTTGCATGGAGGTTCCTTCATAGCCAAAACGCCAGAAGGTGTCCATTGCCTTTTCTAAAACTTCCTCCTTGTCAAACTCTTTTCGTCTAGCCATAGCGATTAATGTGCTGCTTTGAAATGACTATAACACATTCTGAAACGATCGTTCCAAAAAAAGTGCGAAAAAGTTTTTTTGATAGTTTGATTGCGGTCAAAAAAAGCTTGATGTTAGGTGGTGCTCATGCTTCGTTTGCGTGCTTTAAGTGGAGCTTACGTTTGCTTGTTGGTTTTCAGCAAAGCACTTGCTCCTAACACCAATGATGCACCGAGAATTGTATTCGGAGAAAGTTGCTCTTTGAAAAAGATGACACCAAAAATGATCGTACTCAAAACCTCGAGGTAGCAAAGGATCGAGGTTGTTGAGGCTGGCAGTTTGTTAAGTGCAGAAAAAAATAGAATAAATCCGACAAATCCGACGAGAAAACCATAGCTGCTGCCTAAGCCTGTTTCAAAGAGATTTGGATAGGGGCGAGTGAAAAATAGAAAAGGAAGAGTAAGTAGTCCTGCAAAAAGATTTTGGTAGAAAATGAGACGGTAAACAGAGAGTTCTTTTGATTTGTTTTTGTAGACGACGACTGTGCAGGCAACTAGAATTGCCGAGACTAGGATGCTGGTTAGGCCAATAAAATTTTTGCTGGAGAAGCTGAATTCGCCGTCGGCATAGATCACGATAATTCCGAGGAGAAAGCAGGGTAAGAGTAATAGATTGCGTTTAGGGATGGCTTCTTTTAGAAAAATCCAGCTGAATAATGTCGTAAATAATGGCCATGTGTAGAGGATGATCACGGCGGTGCTCAGGTCGGCATAGCTAAAGCCGATGACATAGCATAGGCTACGAATTGCATCGAGGAATGAGATGAAAAGGAGAAATGGTGTGACTCCTTTGAATATTGCTTCTCGGCGGTAGAGAAAGATGCCCGACACGATCGCCAATGGAATTCCCGCCCGGAAAAAGGTCATCACCAATGGTGATAAGTCCGCAAACTTGATGAAGACACCTGATGAACCCAGCAATATTGTGGCGATCGCAATTTGAAGAACGGGATTCATGAGTGGTTCGGTATTCCCCTAGTAATGATGTAGAGCAGATCGTTATCCTAGAAAGGATGCAAATTTCGTGAACACTGCTGGAGTATAAAACAATGACGCAAACATTGACGGCACAAGATGCATTTCGTGCGGCCTACGAAAACCGCTACACCTGGGACAGCAATTTCCCTGGCTTTACGGCTGACGTCAGTTTCACTAACGGTGATGCGAGCCATTCTGGTCAGGTCGCGATTAAGCCTGATATGTCTTTTGAAGTGACTGGCATTGAAGACGAAGCTGCGAAAAAAGAAATCGAAGGCCAGCTCTGGGAGATTACTGTTCACCGTGTGCGTCGTACTTTCGAGGAGAGCCACGGCAAAAACTCCTTTGAGTTTGGTGAAAAGTACGAGGATGGTGCTCAGGAAATTAAAGTAACTGGCGCTTCCATGGGCAACAGCTACAACATTAAAAATGACACTGTGACTTTCGTGAATCGTAAGATCCGCAGCGTCATCGTTAATATCAATACCTTCGAAACTCTCGATACTCCTGAAGGTTATCTCTCCCTCGGCTATGACTCTGTTTACTTCGATGCAGAGACAAAAGAACCAAAAGGTGGCTCTTCATTCTTCCGCGATAGCTTCGACAAGATTGATGGCTATTACGTTCTGACTAAGCGCGAAATTACAGCAAAAGAAAATGATGAAGTTGTGGGCGAGAAAGTTTTTGCTTTCACAAACATCAAATTCTAAAACGATTAAATAATCGATACGGCTAATTAGGATAGGAATTTCATGGTGAAGTTCCTATCTTTTTTTGCGAGCCTTAATGGCTAACCGCTCATACTCGGCCATGCTGTGATCACCAATACCATCGGTATCAAGGTCAAAAATATCGTCGTAACGGCCTTCGACGCGATCCCAAAATCTTGACCACCAAGAGAGGTTGCGATCATTGCGGAGCTTGCCTTTTGCATCAAAATACATCAGTTTTCCGATGTGACTGTAGTTGAAGATTTGCGGAGGAACTCTCGTCACAACGTCGTTATTATTTACGCAGCGGAAGCTAATATTTTTCAGTTTGGAATTAAAGACTTTAGCGAAGCGATTGTTGCCAATACGTGGCTGCCCAAAGGTATAAAGTCCATTCACTGCAATTTTGGGACTATCAATATGTAGTCTGGCAGCGGCGAGTGTTGCTAATGCTCCACCGAGGCTATGTCCAGTGATCCAGAGGGTTTGGCTGTCTGTTCTGAGGTTGCGAATTTCTTTTTCTAATTCATCCCACAGACTATCGAGTGCTCGATAAAATCCTCGATGTACTTTGCCGTCATCTTGATCGTCTGTCCAATGTCTTTGGATTGCTTTAGCATTGGTTGCCCAATCGGCAATTTTTCGCTCTGAGCCACGGAATGCCACGATGATTTTTCGGCGATCGCCTGCCACGAAACATTGGGTGTCGGTCTCAGTACTAGAGAGAAAAAAGTTTTTGTCCGTAAGATCAAAACCTAATTTGGTCAGCTCTGACTCAATTTTTGCTTTGGACTGGTAAACAAGTTTGGCACAGTTCGCAAGATAAAGCATGTTCATTTTGCTTAGGGACTTGGCTCGATAATTAAAACTGAGTGCCATCTTACGACTCCAATTTTCTCTTCTAATTTAATGATCCCATGGCTAAAAATAAACGGTTTTAGACTGTGATATAAATCCATAAGACTTTAAAGTTTTTATTCTCATGAGCACCCATTTTTTGTGCTTTTGAGTTATGAAATTTCAGGCTAAAGTTTTGACCATTATGATGGAAGTACCACCGACTCTATTCGGTTTGCCACTATTTTTCAGGGCTACAAATCCTAGAGATTTATAGAGTTTTAATCCAGGATTATCGAGGCGAACACTCAAGCAAAGAGATTGATAATTTGGACTTAGCTTTTCGCAAAGTTTGGTGATGAGTGTTCTGCCAATACCTTGGTTGCGATACTCAGGTAAGACGGCGATCGCCAACTCCGGCGTCTGCATATCAACAAAGGCATAACCTTTATTCGTTGCTGACCATAGACGGCACCAAGCTGCGCCAATGGATTTCCCTCTAAATTCCGCGATATAGCCAGAATCACCGACCCTGCCCCATTTGTTTACATAGCGGTGTAAATCTGGATTTTCTGTGACTGCTGCGATGGTTGTTTCGTGGGCAGCAAGCATCAACATTCCTAGCAAAAAATCTTGGTCAGTGATGGTTGCAGGACGAAAGGTAAATTGTTCAGACATATCTCAAATAAAATCTATGGGGCTGAATTTTTGAGCATTGCGAAACCGCATGCAAGGCCTGAAGGTACAAACACAAGTCCTAAAACTAAAGGAACCCAGGTCCCAAAATTCACCCCTGGTTTGAGAACGGCAGAGCTGGGCTCGGTGGGTTTGTAATAAATTTTGATGCTGTTGCCAATTGGATATTTTGCTTTCTCGGCGATCGCCTCACTCCTCTCCCGGAACTGTTTACTGGCTGTGCTGCCATCCCCTAAGGAGTAGTGATCGCTAGTGTAGGGAGTGCCTTCGACGGTGTAACCATAGCTAATCATGATGTGGTGGGTTGTCACATTATTTTTGCCACGGCTTTCGCGAATAATCTGCACTGCGTTAATTTTCCCCTCAGTCACAGGCCAGCTTTTTGATGCGAAAGCCTCTTGCAGAAAGCTCACACCAAAGACCACCATCGCAGCGCCACCTATCGTGATCAGACCGCAGAAGCCTAAACCTAACCAATATTGCCAAGGCTGTATCGTTTGTTGTGACATTATTATTCCGAGAGGGATTATTAAGATTTTGCGTTGAAATATTTATTCAGTTCTACACTGATACTTACTGAAAATTAAACTAAATCGCTTAAGTTAAAGTTATCAAACAAACATTAAATTAAGAGTGCAGCACTAGATGAATTCATTGGTATTGAGGTAATACAGTGAAGATTATTAATATTGAGCAGATGGACGATGTTGTTGTTAAAGCTGCTAACTCATCAGAATCTTTCCACACTTTAGAATATCAAAAAAAACTATATCGACGCATTTCAAGCTTTGATATTACCCATCGTGATTTTGCTTTGAAATCAGCGAAAGATGCTTATTTGAAAAATAAAGCTTTAGTAGATATTTTGCTGGTTGACGAAGTTCAATGTTGGGGGATTTGGCAGGAGGATGACACTTTGATCCGGGTTACTGTTGAAGACCAACCGTCAATTATTGAAAAGATTGATCTAAAGAAACTCGTTGCAAAAATGAGAGATATTGGTGGTATCGAAATTGGCGATCGCCGCTATAAATTACAAGTCTATCCTCGTTGCTTTGTTGGTCAAGAAGCTGTTGATTGGTTTATCGAAAAGCTTGATATAGAAAGATCTGAAGCTGTCGAATTAGGACAAAGACTAATCGAAGAAAAAATCATCCATCATGTCGCAGATGGACATCAATTTGAAGATGAATATTTGTTTTATCGTTTCTACTGGGATGAACAGAAATAAAAGTATTTGTAATGGAGACTTATTCAAGAATTAACTTAGCTTTGAGTGGTGGCTTCTGCCAAAACCAAGCCATCCAATCTCCATAAGAAACACCTTTTTGTTTTGTCTCAGACCAAATATTAGCTTCTAATGAATGCTTCTCGAAAAATCCACGCTTTACAAACTGAAGCTTGCCAGACCATAAAATTGTGTCATATCTATTATAAATTGTGAGTGTTTGCCCATTCTGTAAAAAGATTAATTGATGGTTGTTGACATCATAAAAAGTAAAAGCAATTGAACCTTCCCAACCTTGCTCCCAATATGCTTCTAATTGACCCTTTAGCTCAGTCATAAATGTTGATTTCAAATTCTTATATTGCTCTATTAGTGAAAAATATAAGGGCATGACCACTCTGCTTGATCTGGATATTTCAGCAATTCCACACTATCTACATTCAAAACAAAGGTTTCAAGATGATTTTCTAAATTATTTTTCACAAAAATGAGGTCCTGACCTTCAGTCTCAAGCCAACATAACTTAGAAAAATCAATATTTTGACTGTCAA from [Leptolyngbya] sp. PCC 7376 includes:
- a CDS encoding CHAT domain-containing protein; its protein translation is MSRLNNFLILSLLPLPISLALSGQVIAQISAANDGTGTIVDQQGNTFAIQGGSLSGDGTNLFHNFTDFNLSTAQTATFLGNPTLQNILSKVSGGNPSYIDGLLQVSGSNANLFLLNSAGLVFGENAQLDLTGNFTATTASGIGFGEEEWLGSNNYSTLIGAPTVFSFDGTGAIINAADLQVNTGRSLNLFASNVVNTGTLTAEQGNIQLIAVPETNNLRLNQNGQILGLELPMPSENLSLVDLPQLLTGGNLGTGLTVENNTVKLASTQTVIPQISGSTFIRNLIDASGDLGGNVNIFGQAIALNDATLDISGNYSGGNILVGGAFQGSGDLPRALTTSIDATSFLKADAMDVGNGGEIIIWSDGRTDFDGFLSAQGGLNGGDAGLAEVSSKGFLDLASGWSQRINLGASNGNSGTLLLDPTDIRIGAEGTSGAVSIPSSPFEPDTASIILDTDIVRFLDGIEGVGGADLVISTAGSGGDQGNITFDPLAEIQWGASSSSLTFQADNNIVIGSQNRLETFGPGNLTLQAGGEISSGIDIGVTGGTLMLSADGNINVANLVSNFGAPSAGDIIVTSTNGSIVTQQINTLSFMGNAGSVNLQAKGDIQVEYIDATSLGGNGGDIDVKTEGFFRATGTGLSSFTMLESSLNTSSENIVIIDGGDGGQGGPFPPPSGEGGEETPMGTAGVGGSIRIEHGGNGATPFIVGDATTNGTQGRIISDLATETTLTNEIVPTESYLETYIQGDIAIITGMPEVPVTPIEPPVEPEPIPDPPDCFPDCAKERQSRAIPTGTEEEEIEGEDPRATLKHISEETGQEPAIVYVYTETVPSTSGQKALGNKVARKTAAGETEWEFSGDRLTDYLNNATNNFLNPRATLDQEAILHIVLITPDGQTLRRRINGITRRDLMNQARAFTRGVSNPLASTAYLKPAQYLYDALIEPIEELLGEKNINNLSFILDDGLRTLPIAALHDGEQFLIEKYSLGLMPSFSLTNTSGYLPPKENQLLALGASEFDEQQDLPAALLEVEIITQEIWQEKTNIFLDQQFTIENLLLARERNPYGIVHLATHAEFSSSGAQESYIQFQDQKLTLDEVSSLGLGDPPIELLVLSACRTALGDRQSELGFAGLALNSGAKAAIGSLWYVSDVGTMGLMAKLYDELQDAPTKASALQQAQLALLNNQVSIRDSQLLIDDRSIPLPDEIPALANADLSHPYYWSGFTLVGNPW
- the dtd gene encoding D-aminoacyl-tRNA deacylase; this translates as MKIIIQRVTSSQVSVDGRIIGKIGRGLNLLVGIAATDTPSELEWMANKCLNLKLFPATDGKPWAQTVQDIAGEILVVSQFTLYGDCRKGRRPSFSASAKPADAQQLYDQFVALLQNSTVPIQTGEFGAMMQVDILNDGPVTMVLERESVS
- a CDS encoding YtxH domain-containing protein; this translates as MSDQNDGAFLGGLLIGGAIGAIAALLYAPRSGKDTRKVLKKSLDTLPDLAEELTETFQSQADQLSDTARRNWEGTLQRLQEAIAAGVEASQAESDRLEKATDEDIYAAQDIDPSQN
- a CDS encoding GFA family protein; amino-acid sequence: MTLQAKGNCLCKSITLEVTLENSSVGTCHCNMCRQWASGPFFALDCGTNVKITGEENVTVFESSEWAERSFCNKCGSNLFYRVKATGQHFMAAGLFDLDQELLFDHQVFIDEKPDFYNFANDTKNMTGAELFAQFSESSG
- a CDS encoding Uma2 family endonuclease is translated as MTTLQIPTTSQLFNVDLSMFVPKTKMSTEEFYEFCRLNRDLRIERLATGEVIVMPPAFSDIGNRNLKIAQQVGNWADKDGTGETFDSSAGFTLPNGSTKSSDVAWVRLERWNQLSDEQKASFAPICPDFVVELRSSSDSLKRLQDKMDEYIKNGIQLGLLVDRKNKTVHVYRSGQDPLILENPETVDCSPELPSFSLKMKRIW
- a CDS encoding IS5 family transposase; protein product: MCLSYLTDLSDDQWYLIEPLLPEAKSGGRPRSTNLRDVLNAILYVLMGGIAWRLLPHDFPKWQTVYHYFRQWRDDGTWQQINHKLHQWERTTGHDRPHPQAMEWWILSRWIPPQ
- a CDS encoding transposase, with amino-acid sequence MDTATMMHQDVGIDGNKGVKGRKRHVMVDSLGITIAAVVTAANVSDNQGLRLLLERVQYLDLNLERLYLLYADGGYRDSIAGKE